A single region of the Nicotiana sylvestris chromosome 6, ASM39365v2, whole genome shotgun sequence genome encodes:
- the LOC138870961 gene encoding uncharacterized protein: MRSVVQLLTRIVASQAQHQTFGIADRSVSARVRDFINLDPPVFTGVDPNADPQDFLDLMQRTLQIIHATDVESVEFTSYRLRDVAVTWYETWKQTRGPNVPPVTWKEFSEAFLQQYLPIELRRARRDRFLHLEQGNMSVREYSMQFNSLARYAPTIVADMSDRVHQFVSGLGAHLINECTTASLNQGMDIARIQAYGQGLEDHKRQQRANREHDRGQQKRARFAGNMGEFRGGFRPQFPRRQSYPAASAPP, encoded by the coding sequence ATGCGGAGTGTTGTACAATTGCTGACTCGAATAGTGGCCTCCCAGGCCCAACACCAGACCTTCGGTATTGCTGATAGGTCCGTGAGTGCGAGAGTTCGAGACTTTATCAACTTGGATCCTCCAGTATTTACAGGGGTTGATCCTAATGCTGACCCACAGGATTTTCTGGATCTTATGCAACGGACCTTACAAATTATACATGCCACGGATGTTGAGTCAGTGGAGTTTACTTCTTATAGACTACGTGATGTTGCTGTGACATGGTATGAGACTTGGAAGCAAACTCGGGGGCCTAATGTGCCACCAGTGACATGGAAGGAGTTCTCTGAGGCATTTTTACAGCAATATTTGCCAATCGAGCTTCGAAGAGCCCGACGAGATAGGTTCTTACACTTAGAACAGGGTAATATGAGCGTTCGGGAATATAGCATGCAGTTCAACtctttggctaggtatgctcctacGATTGTTGCTGATATGAGTGATCGGGTACACCAGTTTGTTAGTGGTTTGGGGGCACacttgataaatgagtgcactacAGCTTCTCTAAACCAAGGAATGGATATTGCTCGTATTCAAGCATATGGACAGGGTCTAGAGGATCACAAGAGGCAACAACGAGCCAATCGAGAGCATGATAGAGGGCAGCAGAAGAGGGCGCGGTTCGCAGGTAACATGGGGGAGTTTCGAGGTGGATTTAGGCCACAGTTTCCCCGGCGTCAGTCTTATCCGGCAGCCAGTGCACCGCCATAG